In Hamadaea flava, a genomic segment contains:
- a CDS encoding aldehyde dehydrogenase family protein, with protein sequence MPTRDSATKDSARLAVRKTYKLFIGGAFPRSESGRSYVVTDAKGQFVANASQASRKDARDAVLAARGAVAKWSGATAYNRGQILYRVAEMLEGRRDQFVAELRTFGLAASAATAEVESAIDRWVWYAGWSDKVAQVVGGANPVAGPFFNISAPEPTGVVAIVAPREPALLGLVSVVAPAIVTGNTVVVVASEPRPTPAITLAEVLATSDLPGGVVNILTGSPAEIAPWLASHSDVNGLDLAGIEDAELAKDLEIAAADTLKRLVRPAAVDWSADPGLSRMTPFLETKTVWHPKSFEGAKGTAY encoded by the coding sequence TTGCCCACTAGAGACAGCGCCACCAAGGACAGCGCGAGGCTGGCGGTCCGAAAGACCTACAAGCTGTTCATCGGGGGCGCGTTCCCGCGCAGCGAGTCAGGCCGCAGCTACGTCGTCACCGACGCGAAGGGGCAGTTCGTGGCCAACGCCTCCCAGGCGTCCCGCAAGGACGCGCGCGACGCCGTACTGGCCGCTCGGGGCGCTGTCGCTAAGTGGTCCGGCGCGACGGCGTACAACCGGGGTCAGATCCTGTATCGCGTGGCCGAGATGCTGGAGGGGCGCCGCGATCAGTTCGTGGCGGAGCTGCGAACTTTCGGCCTCGCCGCGAGCGCGGCCACCGCGGAGGTCGAGTCCGCGATCGATCGCTGGGTCTGGTACGCGGGCTGGAGCGACAAGGTCGCGCAGGTCGTGGGCGGGGCGAACCCGGTGGCCGGGCCGTTCTTCAACATCTCCGCCCCGGAGCCGACGGGCGTGGTCGCGATCGTGGCGCCACGCGAGCCCGCCCTGCTGGGGCTGGTCAGCGTGGTGGCGCCGGCGATCGTGACGGGCAACACGGTGGTGGTGGTCGCGAGCGAGCCGCGGCCGACGCCCGCGATCACGCTGGCCGAGGTACTGGCCACATCGGACTTGCCGGGCGGCGTGGTGAACATCCTCACCGGCTCGCCGGCCGAGATCGCGCCGTGGCTGGCGTCGCACTCCGACGTCAACGGCCTGGACCTGGCCGGGATCGAGGACGCGGAGCTGGCCAAGGATCTGGAGATCGCGGCGGCCGACACGCTCAAACGCCTGGTACGCCCGGCCGCGGTGGACTGGTCGGCCGATCCGGGCCTGAGCCGCATGACGCCGTTCCTGGAGACCAAGACGGTCTGGCATCCCAAGAGCTTCGAGGGCGCGAAGGGTACCGCCTACTAG